One stretch of Gadus chalcogrammus isolate NIFS_2021 chromosome 14, NIFS_Gcha_1.0, whole genome shotgun sequence DNA includes these proteins:
- the fgf3 gene encoding fibroblast growth factor 3 — protein MILLPLLLLLSSLGSVSPGAPCSRGPACDPRRRRDAGGRGGVYEHLGGAPRRRKLYCATKYHLQVHPSGRVDGSLEENHQLSIMEITAVDVGVVAIKGIFSGRYLAMNDKGRLYASEVFNRECEFIERIHELGYNTYASRHHSTEQPAAPGPSGARRRASAKRQWYVSINGKGRPRRGFKTRSTDKASLFLPRVLGNKDHEMVRRLLRERQGPSRGPRHPAHRGGRTDRRRRRHRSGKGRGRGEEH, from the exons ATGATCCTCCTTCCTCTGCTGTTACTGCTGAGCTCCCTGGGCTCGGTGTCGCCG GGAGCCCCGTGTTCCCGGGGCCCTGCGTGCGacccccggcggcggcgggatgCGGGGGGGCGCGGCGGCGTGTACGAGCACCTCGGGGGAGCGCCGCGGCGCAGGAAACTTTACTGCGCGACCAAATACCATCTGCAGGTCCACCCGTCCGGGAGGGTCGACGGGTCACTGGAGGAGAACCACCAGCTTA GCATCATGGAGATCACCGCGGTGGACGTGGGCGTTGTGGCCATCAAAGGGATCTTCTCGGGTCGGTACCTGGCCATGAACGACAAAGGGCGTCTGTACGCCTCG GAGGTGTTCAACAGGGAGTGTGAGTTCATCGAGCGGATCCACGAGCTGGGCTACAACACGTACGCGTCGCGCCACCACTCCACCGAGCAGCCTGCGGCGCCGGGGCCCTCGGGGGCCCGGCGCCGGGCCAGCGCCAAGCGGCAGTGGTACGTGTCCATCAACGGGAAGGGCCGGCCACGCAGGGGCTTCAAGACCCGCAGCACGGACAAGGCCTCCCTGTTCTTGCCCCGCGTCCTCGGCAACAAGGACCACGAGATGGTGCGGCGTCTGCTGCGGGAGCGCCAGGGGCCCTCCAGGGGCCCCCGCCACCCCGCCCACCGCGGCGGACGCACGGACCGCAGGAGGCGCCGGCACCGCAGCGGGAAGGGCCGTGGCCGGGGGGAGGAGCACTGA